GGGGTCGAGGCCGTTGACGGGCTCGTCGAGGAGCACGTGCTTGGGGTTGCCCATGAGCGCGCAGGCCACGCCGAGGCGCTGCTTCATGCCGAGCGAGAAGCCGCCCACGCGCTTGGTGGCCACCCCGGATAGGCCCACGGCCTCGAGGCACTCCTCGATGCGCGTCTCCGGCAGCCTCATGAGGTCGGCGAGGATGGCCAGGTGCTGGTAGGCGCTGCGGCCCGGGTGGAACCAGGTGGCGTCGAGCAGGCTGCCCACGACCCGGCCGGGGTTGTCGAGCTTGCGGAAGGGCACGCCGTCGAAGGTCGCCTCGCCGCTGGTGGGGCGCTCGAGGCCCACGGCCATGCGCATCGTGGTGGACTTACCGGCGCCGTTGGGCCCGAGGAAGCCGGTCACCTGCCCGTCGGGGACGGTGAAGGAAAGGTCGTTGACCGCGGTCTGAGCGCGGTAGGTCTTGGTGAGGTTTCTGATTTCAAGCATGCCTCCATGCTCGCCGCCTCCGCGACGGAAAACATCGCCCTGCGGGCTGAAACCTAGGCTCAGCCCTGGGGATGACGCAGGAGCTCGCCGACGGTGACCAGCCCCGTCCGGAACGCGAACAGCACGGCCTGCACGCGGTCGCGCGAGCCGGTCTTCATGAGGATGTGCCGCACGTGCGTCTTCACCGTGGCCATGGACACGAACTCCGCCGCCGCGATCTCCTCGTTGGTCAGCCCGCGCGCGATGTGCTTGAGGATCTCCGACTCCCGCGGGGTCAGCCCCACGTCCACGCTTTCGCTTTCCGACGCCTTCGGCCGCCACATCTTCATCACCTGCGCGGTGACCTTGGGTGCAAGCACCGCATCCCCCTCGTACACGGTGCGCACGGCGTGCAGCAGCTCGTCCGGGGTGGCGTCCTTGAGCAGGAACCCGCTGGCCCCGGCCTCGATGGCGCCGCGCACGAACTCGGCATCATCGAAGGTGGTCAGCATGATGATCCGCACCGACTCATCGGAGACGAGCAGCGCGCGGGCGGCGGCGATGCCATCCATGCGCGGCATCTGGACGTCCATGAGCACCACGTCCGCGGGCCGGGCAGCGGCCGCCGCGGCGACCTCGTCGCCGTCGCTGACCTCCCAGACGACCTCCATGTCGTCCTGGGAGCCAACGAGCATGCCGAAGCCCGCCCTGACCAGCGGCTGGTCATCGGCCAGGCCGACGCGAATGATCTCGCTCATGCGGGGATCTCCACCTCCACCACGAAGTTGCCGTTCTCGATTGCCTGTTGCATCCTACCGCCGTGCGCCTGGGCCCGTTCGCGCACGCCGCGCAGCCCGTAGCCAGCGCCCTGCTGCCCCGCCCCTGTCCCCGCGGCAATCGGGTTTTCCGAGCGCAGCACGATCCGGCCGCTCGCACCCGAGATCGTGATTCTTCCCGCCTTCGTGGGCGAGTAGCGCAGCATGTTGGTCAGCAGCTCCTGGAGCACCCGGTAACAGGTGAACTGCACGAGCTCAGGAGCCTCCGCC
This is a stretch of genomic DNA from Corynebacterium vitaeruminis DSM 20294. It encodes these proteins:
- a CDS encoding response regulator, whose protein sequence is MSEIIRVGLADDQPLVRAGFGMLVGSQDDMEVVWEVSDGDEVAAAAAARPADVVLMDVQMPRMDGIAAARALLVSDESVRIIMLTTFDDAEFVRGAIEAGASGFLLKDATPDELLHAVRTVYEGDAVLAPKVTAQVMKMWRPKASESESVDVGLTPRESEILKHIARGLTNEEIAAAEFVSMATVKTHVRHILMKTGSRDRVQAVLFAFRTGLVTVGELLRHPQG
- a CDS encoding ABC transporter ATP-binding protein, which encodes MLEIRNLTKTYRAQTAVNDLSFTVPDGQVTGFLGPNGAGKSTTMRMAVGLERPTSGEATFDGVPFRKLDNPGRVVGSLLDATWFHPGRSAYQHLAILADLMRLPETRIEECLEAVGLSGVATKRVGGFSLGMKQRLGVACALMGNPKHVLLDEPVNGLDPEGVHWMRERIRALAADGCAVLVSSHLLSEMELTADRLIVVGKGALIAEGTVEEFLSRGKAGTVEVEVLAEDVFRAVGLLEAEGLRVSVVSGGAGSDASSSAAKKALLRVDGAVADDIARLALNNRLLITGLSAKKVSLEDAFLDTTAGSVVYQAN